The following coding sequences lie in one Metallumcola ferriviriculae genomic window:
- the rlmD gene encoding 23S rRNA (uracil(1939)-C(5))-methyltransferase RlmD, with product MADFPVRQGQTVQLNIEDLTSEGNGVGRYHGLAVFVGDALPGEEVIAQITEVKKKYSRAKLLEVLTASEQRIAPRCNHFEYCGGCTLQHFQYPQQLAWKQSVVENALSRIGKIETEVLPVLGMQQPWQYRNKVQFQVGLVDGNKRLGLYAPGSHQLVPVETCHLLPEEFSGLVKNFNLLLDKGIPMKQVWLRKSFANGEIMAVVFTNGEPFTEAEALLKHHDPLVTVAVINDSNAKMSVVGKPRLKEQIGKYDFVLSPRAFFQVNTVQAEVLYETARNWANLTGQETLWDLYCGTGTVGIFMSEKCRRLVGIELNKAAVQDAKLNARLNGVKNASFRHGKAEERLKDLWQADDANVVILDPPRQGCDQRLLHQLLELGPEKIIYISCNPATLARDLKTLSDAYQIKKVQPVDMFPQTGHVECVVLIEKK from the coding sequence ATGGCTGATTTTCCTGTTAGACAGGGTCAAACAGTACAATTAAACATTGAGGACCTTACTTCAGAAGGTAACGGCGTCGGTCGGTATCATGGACTGGCGGTTTTTGTCGGTGATGCACTGCCAGGCGAAGAAGTTATTGCGCAAATAACAGAGGTGAAAAAGAAATACAGTCGGGCAAAGCTGTTGGAAGTACTAACCGCTTCAGAGCAGCGTATCGCTCCACGCTGTAACCATTTTGAATATTGCGGCGGCTGCACCTTGCAGCATTTTCAGTATCCTCAGCAGTTAGCCTGGAAGCAATCGGTGGTTGAAAATGCACTAAGCCGCATTGGTAAAATAGAGACTGAGGTCTTGCCGGTGCTGGGTATGCAACAACCATGGCAGTATCGGAATAAGGTACAGTTTCAGGTCGGCTTGGTAGACGGCAATAAGAGACTGGGCCTATACGCCCCGGGCAGCCATCAATTGGTGCCCGTGGAGACATGCCACCTTTTGCCGGAAGAATTTTCCGGGCTGGTGAAGAATTTTAATCTATTGTTGGATAAAGGTATTCCCATGAAACAGGTATGGCTCAGAAAGAGTTTTGCTAACGGCGAAATAATGGCAGTGGTGTTTACTAATGGGGAACCCTTTACCGAAGCAGAAGCTTTACTTAAGCATCATGATCCATTAGTAACTGTCGCGGTCATTAATGATAGCAACGCTAAAATGTCCGTAGTGGGTAAGCCGAGGTTAAAAGAACAGATTGGCAAATATGATTTTGTTCTCTCGCCCCGGGCCTTTTTTCAGGTAAACACTGTCCAGGCCGAGGTGCTTTATGAAACTGCCCGAAACTGGGCCAATCTTACGGGGCAAGAGACCCTCTGGGATTTATACTGTGGTACCGGAACCGTCGGCATCTTTATGTCAGAAAAGTGCCGTAGACTGGTGGGTATCGAACTGAACAAGGCAGCGGTGCAGGACGCCAAACTAAATGCCCGCTTAAACGGTGTTAAAAATGCCAGCTTCCGCCACGGTAAAGCGGAAGAAAGATTAAAGGATCTTTGGCAGGCCGATGACGCCAACGTGGTTATCCTAGACCCGCCCCGTCAGGGCTGTGACCAAAGACTGCTGCACCAGCTACTAGAACTGGGACCAGAAAAAATTATCTACATATCCTGTAACCCAGCAACCCTGGCCCGTGACTTGAAGACACTATCCGATGCATATCAGATAAAAAAGGTCCAGCCGGTGGATATGTTTCCGCAGACGGGGCACGTGGAGTGCGTCGTGTTGATAGAGAAGAAATAG
- a CDS encoding mechanosensitive ion channel family protein has product MDGKFLLDILTVSNFAYSAVALVVASILAKFVGLLRDYAAEHWGRRGHFWEKTAVLAKFFIYAVTLYIIVVVIFSPSREAVLAMAGGTAVAIGFGAKNFLENIIAGIILLFERPIYVGDRIKVGHYYGDVVGINLRSTRLKTLEDSFITVPNSTMIREGVRSENAGKVPAMVVIDFYFHHKVDLELARKVLWEATVTSKYFYPGERVVILVEEERWLTHFSVKAYTADVRRGQQFRADVTTNAKKELQNYQGIYPDYPVLWGDNNG; this is encoded by the coding sequence GTGGACGGCAAGTTCTTATTGGATATACTTACAGTTAGTAATTTTGCTTATAGCGCGGTGGCCCTTGTTGTTGCTAGCATCTTGGCAAAGTTTGTGGGCCTTTTACGTGATTACGCGGCAGAACATTGGGGCAGGCGCGGTCATTTTTGGGAAAAAACCGCAGTGCTGGCCAAATTTTTTATTTATGCGGTAACTCTTTATATTATAGTAGTTGTGATCTTTAGTCCGTCCCGAGAAGCAGTACTGGCAATGGCTGGCGGTACTGCGGTTGCTATCGGTTTTGGGGCCAAGAATTTCCTGGAGAATATTATTGCAGGAATTATTCTGCTGTTTGAAAGACCAATTTATGTAGGCGACCGTATCAAAGTAGGGCATTACTACGGCGATGTAGTGGGTATTAATTTACGCAGCACTCGGTTAAAAACCTTGGAAGACAGCTTCATTACCGTACCCAATAGTACCATGATTCGGGAAGGGGTACGTAGTGAAAACGCCGGCAAAGTGCCCGCGATGGTAGTAATTGACTTTTACTTCCACCATAAGGTAGACTTGGAGTTGGCGAGGAAGGTGTTGTGGGAAGCAACAGTAACCTCCAAATATTTTTACCCTGGGGAAAGAGTGGTAATTCTTGTGGAAGAGGAAAGGTGGCTGACGCATTTCTCTGTCAAGGCATACACTGCTGATGTGCGGAGAGGCCAACAGTTCAGAGCGGACGTCACAACCAACGCAAAAAAAGAACTACAAAATTACCAAGGGATTTACCCAGATTACCCGGTACTTTGGGGGGATAATAATGGCTGA
- a CDS encoding CPBP family intramembrane glutamic endopeptidase, with product MSYPIKLNFSRLLRLSVIGLAAGAALFAFSQGLERLLGFFFASDSSTHPLVSLTAQAKSFREFLVPFFIGAVLVPVSEELYYRGLAYPVFKKHWGLIVGLIIHGLFFAVFHFNAVWVTEIVLVAVALALIYEFTGSLIPGVIAHAVVNGMRLLMVYFSY from the coding sequence ATGTCCTATCCTATAAAATTAAATTTTAGCAGGCTGCTGCGTCTTTCTGTGATTGGTTTGGCAGCAGGAGCGGCATTGTTTGCGTTTTCGCAGGGACTTGAAAGGTTGCTCGGTTTCTTTTTTGCATCAGACAGTTCTACGCACCCATTGGTGAGTCTTACAGCCCAGGCAAAGTCTTTTCGGGAATTCTTAGTCCCATTCTTTATTGGTGCTGTACTTGTTCCGGTATCTGAAGAACTTTACTACCGCGGTTTGGCTTACCCGGTATTCAAGAAACACTGGGGTCTAATTGTAGGATTAATAATACATGGGCTATTTTTTGCTGTTTTTCATTTTAATGCCGTCTGGGTGACGGAGATCGTCTTAGTCGCCGTAGCTTTGGCGCTAATTTATGAATTTACCGGCTCATTGATACCGGGTGTGATTGCACACGCCGTGGTAAACGGAATGAGATTACTAATGGTCTATTTTAGCTATTAG
- a CDS encoding CPBP family intramembrane glutamic endopeptidase has translation MKETNVPWSVGEALLALMIISVLSFLVGSLVLPFLTDTGTQFLLAGTLQTVFIFVVLYYYLNLKHRVTFQNIGFRTRPFFSTILRAMSWGIGIFLVVIVSGTVIDHFLPGQPQLQPFAKLVLEADNGWDLLLPLFLAVIVAPLGEEAFFRGFLYPALKQKIGLLPGVIVAGSIFGLMHFDIVRFLPLALGGMGLIWLYEKAETIYAPILAHGLWNGVMVMMLFATANSA, from the coding sequence ATGAAGGAGACAAATGTACCTTGGTCTGTAGGGGAGGCACTGCTGGCCTTGATGATAATATCAGTGTTGAGTTTTTTAGTTGGCAGCTTAGTTCTGCCATTTTTAACTGACACTGGGACCCAGTTTTTGCTTGCCGGCACTTTACAGACGGTGTTTATTTTTGTGGTGTTGTACTACTATTTAAACCTAAAACACCGTGTAACCTTTCAAAATATTGGTTTTCGCACCAGGCCATTCTTTAGCACTATATTGAGAGCTATGAGTTGGGGGATTGGAATCTTTTTGGTTGTTATAGTGTCAGGTACAGTGATAGACCATTTTCTGCCGGGGCAGCCTCAGCTGCAGCCATTTGCCAAGTTGGTGTTGGAAGCGGATAATGGCTGGGATTTGTTGCTGCCTCTTTTTTTGGCAGTGATAGTGGCGCCGTTGGGTGAAGAAGCGTTTTTCCGGGGGTTTTTATATCCGGCGCTTAAACAAAAAATCGGTCTCTTGCCCGGAGTTATAGTCGCGGGGTCAATCTTCGGCTTAATGCACTTTGATATAGTGAGGTTTCTACCGCTTGCTTTGGGGGGGATGGGTTTGATTTGGTTATATGAAAAGGCTGAGACTATTTATGCGCCAATTTTGGCTCATGGACTGTGGAACGGCGTGATGGTGATGATGCTCTTTGCAACTGCCAACAGCGCTTGA
- a CDS encoding glycoside hydrolase family 15 protein: MPREIVLGNGGMLVNFDKDLIMRDLYYPHVGWENHISGHKNAIGFWVDGKFSWIDDDGWNLTLGYLPETLVTDCHGVNERLGLKFSLNSAVHFRNNIFLQRMRLINPTDKEKEVRVFYTHDFSIDGSEVGDTALYDPTLQAVYHYKRNRYFLVNGQVGQQGLYQFAIGTKRFGGAEGTWRDAEDGVLEQNPIAQGSVDSTVSFRVILAPRQEEDLYYWIAVGHSYETVRSGNQYVLKNTPQLLLRKTGSYWHTWVNKHQRDFGDLSEAVQKIYKLSLLVTRTQVDDGGAIIAANDTDILHYARDHYSYMWPRDGALVALSLDEAGYPELTRNFFKLCERVLTKSGYLLHKYNPDGSVGSSWHPWVANGVTQLPIQEDETALVLFALWHHYLKEKDFEFVESLYKPLIRKAANFMVEYRDEATGLPLPSYDLWEERRGVFTFTASSVYGGLMAAASIANLYGDQYLVERYQKAADEVKAGIIKHLYSEDLGRFLRGVYVDQDNNYRPDDTPESSVYGVYAFGVLPADDTRVISTMEQIREHLWVKTDVGGIARYRNDYYFRNSDDIDKVPGNPWFICTLWLAEWYISKAGSMEDLEPAKTLISWAVDYSMKAGMLSEQLHPFKGDPQSVAPLTWSHSTYILTVNRYLEKFNEFTKRC, from the coding sequence TTGCCACGAGAAATAGTCTTGGGAAACGGCGGTATGCTGGTAAATTTCGATAAAGATTTAATTATGCGTGATCTGTATTATCCTCATGTTGGCTGGGAAAATCATATATCTGGCCATAAAAATGCCATTGGTTTTTGGGTAGATGGGAAGTTTTCTTGGATTGACGATGATGGCTGGAACCTTACCTTAGGTTATCTGCCGGAAACTTTGGTTACGGACTGCCACGGAGTCAATGAAAGACTGGGTCTAAAGTTTAGCCTAAATTCCGCAGTGCATTTCCGTAACAATATTTTCTTACAGCGTATGCGTCTAATAAATCCCACTGATAAGGAAAAAGAGGTGAGAGTATTTTATACACATGATTTTTCCATTGATGGAAGTGAAGTGGGTGATACGGCGCTATATGACCCTACACTACAGGCTGTCTACCACTATAAACGCAATCGCTATTTCCTGGTTAACGGGCAGGTGGGCCAGCAGGGTTTATATCAATTTGCTATCGGCACAAAGCGTTTTGGAGGTGCTGAAGGGACTTGGCGTGACGCAGAAGACGGTGTACTGGAACAAAACCCTATCGCCCAGGGGTCTGTGGACAGCACCGTGAGTTTTCGGGTTATATTGGCACCTCGTCAAGAGGAAGATTTGTACTATTGGATTGCAGTCGGTCATAGCTATGAGACGGTTCGCAGTGGTAATCAGTATGTATTGAAGAATACACCACAGTTACTGCTGAGAAAGACAGGGAGTTATTGGCACACATGGGTTAATAAACATCAGCGAGATTTTGGCGATTTATCGGAAGCAGTACAAAAAATTTATAAGTTAAGCTTATTGGTGACCCGCACTCAAGTGGATGACGGTGGAGCCATTATCGCGGCAAACGACACCGATATTCTGCATTATGCGAGAGATCATTATAGTTATATGTGGCCCCGGGATGGGGCTTTAGTGGCATTGAGCTTAGATGAGGCAGGTTACCCCGAACTGACCCGGAATTTTTTCAAACTGTGTGAACGGGTGCTTACTAAATCGGGATATTTACTGCATAAATACAACCCTGATGGGTCTGTAGGTTCTAGTTGGCACCCATGGGTTGCTAACGGGGTAACTCAGCTGCCTATTCAGGAAGATGAAACTGCCTTGGTACTCTTTGCACTTTGGCATCATTATTTGAAGGAAAAAGACTTTGAATTTGTTGAATCCTTATATAAACCACTAATCAGAAAAGCTGCGAATTTTATGGTCGAATATAGGGATGAGGCAACCGGACTTCCCCTGCCAAGTTATGACTTATGGGAGGAACGAAGGGGTGTCTTTACCTTTACCGCTTCCTCTGTTTATGGCGGTTTGATGGCCGCGGCCTCTATCGCCAATCTTTATGGGGACCAATACCTAGTGGAACGCTACCAGAAGGCTGCCGATGAAGTAAAGGCAGGCATCATCAAACACCTTTACAGTGAAGACTTGGGGCGCTTTCTCCGCGGGGTTTATGTCGACCAAGATAACAATTATAGACCTGATGATACGCCTGAAAGCAGTGTCTATGGGGTCTATGCCTTTGGAGTATTACCAGCCGATGATACACGAGTAATTAGCACCATGGAGCAAATACGGGAGCATCTCTGGGTGAAAACAGATGTGGGCGGTATTGCGCGTTATCGTAATGACTACTATTTTCGCAACAGTGATGATATTGATAAAGTTCCCGGTAATCCGTGGTTTATCTGCACATTATGGTTAGCGGAGTGGTATATTTCCAAGGCGGGATCGATGGAAGATTTGGAACCGGCGAAAACTCTGATATCATGGGCGGTGGATTATTCTATGAAAGCTGGAATGCTGTCGGAACAATTGCACCCCTTTAAAGGTGACCCACAATCCGTGGCACCACTAACATGGTCTCACTCTACATATATACTCACGGTGAATCGCTATTTAGAGAAATTCAATGAATTTACGAAACGCTGTTGA
- a CDS encoding DUF4912 domain-containing protein, translating into MILFWTIVGVLFLILLFGYLAYYVRTQPQLKPGLGKEASREHLTVMARDPHWLYAYWDLPENVLEQSVEQLILRVYHLTDTSQFDPKHTSFDDIRLRRETDNYHIKDLQAGESYVLEIGTLSPDGTFQALARSRRVSTPHAGKGYMDPQWQPIDEAWQTDGSFGKASEYMQERND; encoded by the coding sequence ATGATATTGTTTTGGACTATAGTCGGCGTCTTGTTTTTGATATTACTTTTTGGCTATTTAGCTTATTATGTAAGGACCCAGCCTCAGCTAAAACCCGGCTTAGGAAAAGAAGCATCCCGCGAACACCTGACCGTCATGGCCAGAGACCCACATTGGCTTTATGCCTACTGGGATTTACCCGAAAATGTTTTGGAGCAAAGCGTGGAACAATTGATTCTTCGGGTTTATCATCTTACTGATACTTCCCAGTTTGACCCGAAACACACCTCTTTCGACGACATCAGGTTGAGACGGGAAACGGATAACTATCATATCAAAGATCTTCAGGCAGGCGAAAGTTACGTATTAGAAATTGGTACACTTAGTCCTGATGGTACATTCCAAGCTTTGGCTCGTTCAAGACGAGTCTCCACTCCCCATGCAGGGAAAGGATATATGGACCCTCAATGGCAGCCCATTGACGAAGCTTGGCAGACTGACGGATCTTTTGGAAAAGCCTCAGAGTATATGCAGGAAAGGAATGATTAA
- a CDS encoding glycoside hydrolase family 57 protein gives MPAGYLSLVLHAHLPFLRHREKKYFLQERWFFEALTECYIPLIKMMDQLDGDGLFFRFTLSISPPLLHMFKDPLLSERYLGYLLNLQKLAEEEVKRTKGDQTFNRLARMYRDRFQETEIIYEYYDRDPAMAFKRFKDAGKLELITSGATHGYLPLLAEQPQAVKAQIKYAVECYREAFGETPPGFWLPECGYYPGVDQYLADEGIKYFFVDSHGLLFARPQPRFGTYAPITTSRGVNAFARDEETSKQVWSAEEGYPGDFDYREYYRDIGYDLEWNYIKNYIPHHDKTHTGIKYYRITGKGQYKEPYNPDWAREKAAIHAGNFIFNRSLQAKHLIGHMERPPMMIAPYDAELFGHWWYEGPQWLEYLLRKVACDQEDLAMITPSDYLDLFADNQPAEPCQSSWGNEGYSAVWLESSNDWIYRHLHRAARMMSEMANALPNARGIKKRALEQAARELLLAQSSDWAFIMKTGTLVDYARERTNKHLERFNRIYQSLASGKIDKRWLFEIAAEDNIFPRIDYRVYQ, from the coding sequence ATGCCCGCTGGTTACTTAAGCCTGGTGCTTCATGCTCATTTACCCTTTTTGAGGCATCGGGAGAAAAAATACTTTTTGCAGGAGCGCTGGTTTTTTGAGGCCCTTACCGAATGCTACATCCCGTTGATCAAGATGATGGATCAGTTGGACGGTGACGGGCTCTTTTTCCGTTTCACCTTATCCATCAGTCCCCCGTTGCTCCATATGTTTAAGGACCCCTTATTGAGCGAAAGATACTTAGGCTATTTGCTGAATCTGCAGAAGCTTGCCGAAGAAGAAGTTAAACGTACTAAAGGCGACCAAACCTTTAATCGGTTGGCCCGGATGTACCGTGATCGTTTTCAGGAAACGGAAATAATTTATGAATACTATGACCGGGACCCGGCAATGGCCTTTAAGAGGTTTAAGGATGCCGGCAAGCTAGAGTTAATTACCTCGGGCGCGACCCATGGTTATCTACCCCTTTTGGCCGAGCAGCCCCAAGCCGTTAAAGCACAAATAAAGTACGCCGTGGAATGTTACCGAGAAGCCTTTGGCGAAACCCCGCCTGGGTTTTGGCTGCCGGAGTGTGGCTATTACCCTGGTGTGGACCAATACCTGGCGGATGAAGGGATAAAATATTTCTTTGTAGACAGTCATGGTCTGTTATTCGCTCGTCCCCAACCCCGCTTCGGTACTTATGCGCCAATAACCACGTCTCGAGGGGTAAATGCTTTTGCCCGTGATGAGGAAACATCCAAACAGGTTTGGAGCGCCGAGGAAGGGTATCCGGGAGACTTTGATTACCGAGAGTATTATCGGGACATTGGTTATGATCTAGAATGGAATTATATTAAAAATTACATCCCACATCATGATAAGACCCATACGGGTATTAAATATTATCGAATTACCGGGAAAGGCCAATATAAAGAACCCTATAATCCTGACTGGGCGCGGGAAAAAGCCGCAATTCACGCCGGCAACTTTATCTTTAACCGCTCGCTCCAAGCCAAGCACCTTATCGGTCATATGGAGCGGCCGCCAATGATGATAGCGCCGTATGATGCCGAGCTGTTCGGGCACTGGTGGTATGAAGGCCCCCAATGGTTGGAATACCTGCTGCGAAAAGTGGCCTGTGACCAGGAAGATTTAGCAATGATTACCCCCAGTGACTACCTTGATTTATTTGCCGACAATCAGCCCGCAGAACCCTGTCAATCAAGCTGGGGAAATGAGGGATACAGTGCTGTCTGGTTGGAAAGCAGCAATGATTGGATATACCGGCATCTTCACCGAGCAGCGAGAATGATGTCAGAGATGGCCAATGCCCTTCCCAACGCCCGGGGAATAAAAAAACGGGCTCTGGAACAAGCAGCACGGGAACTGCTGTTAGCCCAAAGCAGCGATTGGGCTTTCATAATGAAAACAGGCACCCTGGTAGATTACGCACGGGAGCGTACTAATAAGCATCTGGAGCGCTTTAACCGCATCTATCAAAGCCTGGCATCGGGAAAAATCGATAAGCGCTGGCTCTTTGAAATAGCTGCAGAGGATAATATTTTCCCTCGCATCGATTACCGAGTTTATCAGTGA
- a CDS encoding sugar phosphate nucleotidyltransferase, which yields MQGIVMAGGAGSRLRPLTCDLPKPLVPLVNRPVMSYALDLLRELGIKDVGVTLQYLPDKIRYYYGSGDGLGLNMHYFVEETPLGTAGSVKNAEDFLQDTFVVISGDALTDFDLRPAIRFHREKKALATLVLTRVSVPLEYGVVITDNKGRVRKFYEKPGWSDVFSDNINTGIYILEPEVLSYIPKEKFFDFSKDLFPMLLENGLGMYGFSLDGYWCDIGDLNQYREAQYRLLSGDTKWAIGKGSQQSPGVIMGRNSRIDPQAKLIPPVVIGDDVFISAGAEIGPLTVIGSRTNIDGSASVKHSIIWPETVVKGGAAIRGAVIGRGAEIMPGARVFEGAAVGNEARVGARSTVKPGVLIWPGKEVMEEQTISVNMVWGNPVTRSDLGTPEQGVALGRALAGLWHSDTDALYLSTGSDLPYFQMLANAVAAGLQASGIMVFKTDNITVPLARFNIKQQGIPGCHLALGSNAEPEPIYFEADGALMGNNRQRKLNQLLQRQEFVLFPVNMWPAIEIKAPGVNSYLEKVSDFCGIYKEGKTIAVAGLQLPYWQQRFSELGHRIVFRETVAGANEALAAGDAEIGAEVSLNGENITLFISDNAEPIKMRLLQLLLSKIMIEYNDGGVVAVPVEIANNTEKMAARRGAEVVQTKASPASYWHRLMAQDITDRQPNLKQYYLWEDAYTQLLYICDYLSKTGMTAVELIRQLPARPVDEKMLPCPWEARGQVFRRLLELYPSHVTDTTDGVKVNYPQGWALAIPHVTRAEYRIVGEGDDMEAARTLTGELKEKISYILSQGS from the coding sequence TTGCAGGGAATAGTTATGGCCGGAGGGGCGGGCAGCCGATTAAGACCGCTGACCTGTGACTTACCCAAGCCTTTGGTCCCCCTGGTCAACCGGCCGGTAATGAGTTACGCGCTGGATTTGTTGAGGGAGCTGGGTATTAAAGACGTGGGAGTGACTTTACAATACCTGCCCGATAAGATTAGATACTATTATGGCAGCGGTGATGGACTAGGATTAAACATGCATTATTTTGTTGAGGAAACTCCCCTTGGTACGGCAGGAAGTGTGAAAAACGCTGAAGATTTTTTGCAGGATACATTTGTTGTAATCAGTGGTGACGCTCTGACAGACTTTGACCTGCGGCCGGCCATAAGATTTCACCGAGAGAAGAAAGCATTGGCCACACTTGTATTAACTCGAGTATCAGTTCCCCTGGAGTATGGGGTCGTAATTACGGATAATAAAGGGCGTGTAAGAAAATTTTATGAAAAGCCCGGCTGGAGTGATGTCTTTAGTGATAATATCAATACAGGTATTTATATTTTAGAACCGGAAGTATTGAGTTACATACCAAAAGAAAAATTCTTTGATTTTAGTAAGGACTTGTTTCCCATGTTGTTGGAAAACGGTTTGGGTATGTACGGCTTTAGCCTAGACGGCTATTGGTGTGATATTGGCGATTTAAATCAGTATCGGGAAGCCCAATATCGCTTATTATCAGGCGATACCAAGTGGGCAATAGGCAAGGGTAGCCAGCAGTCTCCTGGGGTAATTATGGGAAGAAATAGCCGCATTGACCCCCAAGCCAAATTAATACCCCCAGTGGTTATTGGTGATGATGTGTTTATCTCCGCCGGTGCTGAGATCGGACCTTTGACGGTGATTGGCAGCCGCACCAACATCGATGGCAGCGCATCCGTGAAACACTCAATAATCTGGCCGGAAACAGTGGTCAAGGGGGGGGCTGCCATTCGTGGGGCAGTTATAGGCAGGGGCGCGGAAATAATGCCCGGTGCCAGGGTTTTTGAAGGAGCTGCGGTAGGTAATGAGGCCCGGGTGGGTGCTAGAAGCACAGTGAAACCCGGGGTGCTGATTTGGCCGGGCAAGGAAGTGATGGAAGAACAAACGATAAGTGTAAATATGGTGTGGGGGAATCCCGTGACCAGGAGTGACTTGGGGACACCGGAGCAGGGCGTGGCCCTGGGAAGGGCCTTAGCTGGTTTGTGGCACTCGGATACTGATGCGCTGTATTTGTCTACCGGCTCAGATCTCCCTTACTTTCAGATGTTAGCAAATGCTGTGGCGGCAGGACTGCAAGCTTCGGGAATTATGGTATTCAAGACCGATAATATCACTGTACCTCTGGCACGTTTTAATATTAAGCAGCAAGGTATACCGGGATGCCATCTGGCTTTAGGAAGCAATGCAGAGCCGGAACCAATTTATTTTGAAGCTGATGGTGCACTAATGGGCAACAATAGGCAGCGCAAATTAAATCAATTGCTCCAACGCCAAGAGTTTGTCCTTTTCCCGGTTAATATGTGGCCCGCAATAGAAATTAAGGCCCCGGGGGTGAATTCTTATCTGGAAAAAGTTAGCGATTTTTGTGGAATTTATAAAGAGGGTAAAACTATAGCAGTGGCAGGTTTGCAGCTTCCCTATTGGCAGCAGCGCTTTAGCGAGTTAGGACATCGAATAGTTTTTCGGGAGACTGTGGCAGGAGCAAATGAGGCACTGGCAGCAGGGGACGCAGAAATTGGGGCTGAAGTTTCTCTTAATGGGGAGAACATTACGTTATTTATCAGTGATAATGCGGAGCCGATAAAAATGCGCCTACTGCAGCTGCTGCTCAGTAAAATCATGATTGAATATAATGATGGCGGTGTCGTAGCGGTGCCGGTAGAGATCGCTAATAACACGGAAAAGATGGCTGCAAGGCGAGGTGCCGAGGTGGTCCAGACAAAGGCCAGCCCAGCATCATATTGGCATCGTCTGATGGCGCAGGATATTACTGACAGGCAGCCCAATTTGAAACAGTACTATCTTTGGGAGGACGCATATACTCAACTGTTATATATCTGTGATTATCTTAGTAAAACGGGAATGACTGCGGTGGAGCTCATCAGACAGCTTCCGGCAAGACCTGTGGACGAGAAGATGTTACCATGTCCATGGGAGGCTAGGGGACAGGTGTTTCGGCGCCTTTTGGAGCTGTATCCTTCTCACGTGACTGATACTACTGACGGAGTCAAGGTGAATTATCCCCAAGGCTGGGCATTGGCCATTCCTCATGTTACCCGGGCGGAATACAGAATAGTGGGTGAAGGGGACGATATGGAAGCAGCACGTACACTTACCGGGGAATTAAAAGAAAAAATTAGCTACATACTATCTCAGGGTAGTTAA